The following are encoded together in the Candidatus Woesebacteria bacterium genome:
- a CDS encoding divalent-cation tolerance protein CutA, which produces MKIIYTTLNNSNEAKKIGKLLLSNNLTNCVNFFPITCIYKYDGRITEEPEVVLIIKTLDNKFAVIEKIIRENISYDNFIGELGVTNVNSSFEKWILGCVK; this is translated from the coding sequence ATGAAAATTATTTATACAACGCTAAATAATTCCAATGAAGCCAAAAAGATCGGCAAATTACTGCTTTCTAACAACCTGACAAATTGTGTAAACTTTTTTCCCATAACTTGTATTTACAAATACGACGGAAGAATTACCGAAGAGCCTGAAGTCGTTTTGATAATAAAAACTCTTGATAATAAATTTGCAGTAATCGAAAAAATAATTAGAGAAAATATTTCTTATGATAATTTTATAGGCGAGTTAGGTGTAACAAACGTAAATTCCAGTTTCGAGAAGTGGATATTAGGTTGTGTCAAATAA
- a CDS encoding GrpB family protein: protein MYKNYQDIDTYISHAPGNIQNKLNAIRKLITSNNSDITECINYGIPTFKYNGKNLVHFALFKSHIGFYPTPSAISHFSKQLQGYTTSKGAIHLKLDQKIPVNLLKSIVTYRIKEEIDNSSLTKSQQRWINHLSDTDTITILPFDKTASIKFEMVQKLIQDKLGSEIPVEHHGASSLGISGQDEIDIYIPVPKVKFVPLSKELTKIFGAPRSFYPYERARFVTNVDRKNIDIFLVNKSHKNWKNSEIFSNYLKTHPKDLDTYRLLKERGNGTSMREYYRKKTLFINKIVQKASEQPSS from the coding sequence ATGTACAAAAACTATCAAGATATTGATACATACATTTCACACGCTCCCGGCAATATACAAAACAAGCTAAACGCGATTCGAAAGTTAATCACTTCTAATAATTCCGATATCACAGAATGTATTAATTACGGTATACCGACGTTTAAATATAATGGCAAAAATCTGGTGCATTTTGCGCTGTTTAAAAGTCATATCGGGTTTTATCCCACACCAAGTGCAATAAGTCATTTTTCAAAACAATTACAAGGATACACAACCTCCAAAGGAGCAATTCATTTAAAGCTTGATCAGAAAATTCCCGTAAACTTATTAAAATCAATTGTTACGTATCGGATTAAGGAGGAAATCGATAATTCGAGTTTAACAAAATCTCAACAACGCTGGATTAATCATTTGTCGGATACCGATACGATAACGATCCTTCCTTTTGATAAAACGGCAAGCATCAAGTTTGAAATGGTGCAAAAACTAATACAAGACAAATTGGGAAGTGAAATACCGGTTGAGCATCACGGGGCATCAAGCCTTGGTATTTCCGGTCAAGACGAAATTGATATTTATATTCCGGTTCCAAAAGTTAAGTTTGTTCCTCTATCTAAAGAGTTAACAAAAATATTTGGAGCGCCAAGAAGTTTTTATCCATATGAGCGAGCAAGATTTGTAACAAACGTTGACCGAAAAAATATTGATATCTTTTTAGTCAACAAAAGTCATAAAAACTGGAAGAATTCAGAAATATTTAGTAATTACCTAAAAACTCATCCCAAGGATCTAGATACATATCGTTTACTGAAAGAAAGGGGAAACGGTACATCGATGCGCGAGTACTACCGGAAAAAAACACTATTTATCAATAAAATCGTTCAAAAAGCCAGTGAACAACCTTCATCTTGA
- a CDS encoding GIY-YIG nuclease family protein gives MFHTYVLIVSNGNFYIGYTKDLRKRFHNHVNGLVYSTKTKLPVVLVYYEACINEYDAIKRERYLKSGPGRKFIKYRIRYYLNKITPGAS, from the coding sequence ATGTTCCATACGTATGTTTTAATAGTATCGAACGGTAATTTTTATATTGGTTATACCAAAGACTTGAGAAAAAGATTTCATAACCATGTTAACGGTTTGGTATATTCAACCAAAACGAAATTGCCAGTAGTATTGGTATACTATGAAGCATGTATAAATGAATATGATGCTATAAAGAGAGAACGTTATCTAAAAAGTGGACCTGGAAGAAAGTTCATTAAATACAGAATTAGGTATTATTTAAATAAAATAACGCCTGGGGCCAGTTAG